The following are encoded together in the Bradyrhizobium genosp. L genome:
- a CDS encoding molybdopterin cofactor-binding domain-containing protein, with product MAGSEQSPRGSLSVVRPAVLGAEGAFETFITITADGAVNAYNGHVDLGTGIRTALGQIVAEELDVSFARVVVILGDTAVVPNQGATIASETIQVTAVPLRKASAQARHFLVARAAERLELPVGDLTVEDGLIRGHDNRSVSYGELIADETIRLELADDVPVKAVNAYAIVGKSQPRIDLPAKATGELVYVHDVRVPGMLHGRVVRPPYAGVDAGPFVGTSLLAVDEASVRDIPGLVAVVRIGDFVGVVAEREENAIKAAAQLKLSWKPGPALTDLSDIERALRANPSTPRQLIDKGDVDAAIAAAAKPMQRTYVWPYQMHGSVGPSCAVADYSDGAIRIWSGTQNPHILRGDLALLIERPETEIDIIRMEAAGCYGRNCADDVCADALLLSRAVGRPVRVQLTREQEHAWEPKGTAQLMDVNGGLNADGSVAAYDFSTRYPSNGAPTLALLLTGRISPEAAVIEMGDRTAIPPYDYDNMRVVANDMPPIVRASWFRGVSALPNTFAHESYIDELATEAEIDPIEYRLRYLKDKRAIDLVNAVAERAGWSPRPVRREPEAEGDIVRGRGFAYALYVHSKFPGYGAAWSAWIADVAVNKATGDVSVTRVVAGQDSGLMINPEGVRHQIEGNVIQSTSRALMEEVSFERGAVTAREWGAYPIIQFPDLPEIDVLMLPRQDQPPLGVGESASVPSAAAIANAIYDATGVRFRELPFTPERILKGLRGEQPATPLPSPAPTVPSDRWHNPFVKRGGMLAGLAALCAAAIGVGAAILPWRAIAPIARPDASVYSAATIARGRALAALGACAVCHTSEHGVVNAGGRPLETPFGTIYTTNITPDIDTGIGVWSYPAFERAMREGIHRDGRHLYPAFPYTHFARTSEADLQALYAYLMAQTPVHAETPPNTLAFPFNLRPLLAGWNALFHQPGPFQPDASRSEIWNRGAYLVEGLGHCSACHSPRNALGAERQGAYLAGGLAEGWEAPALTSLSKAPIPWSENELYAYLRTGESRYHGVAAGPMAPVVNELAALPDQDIRAMAVYLASFNEADDRAAHDALAGKLEAATAATTAASAGARIYQGACAVCHEVGGPPLFGSRPSLALNSNLHSEAPDNLIQVILHGIARPAVTDLGYMPAFKDSMSDGQVTELVSFLRRQFAPDKPGWTDVAATVGRIRQDIAR from the coding sequence ATGGCAGGTTCGGAGCAAAGCCCGCGCGGCTCGCTGTCGGTCGTCCGCCCCGCCGTGCTCGGCGCGGAAGGCGCGTTCGAGACCTTCATCACCATCACCGCCGACGGCGCGGTCAATGCCTATAATGGCCATGTCGATCTCGGCACCGGCATCCGCACCGCGCTCGGGCAGATCGTCGCCGAAGAACTCGACGTCTCCTTTGCCCGCGTCGTCGTGATCCTCGGTGACACCGCCGTGGTGCCGAACCAGGGCGCCACGATCGCGAGCGAGACCATCCAGGTCACCGCCGTGCCGCTGCGCAAGGCCTCAGCGCAAGCGCGGCATTTTCTGGTGGCGCGCGCGGCAGAACGACTGGAGCTGCCGGTCGGCGATCTCACGGTCGAGGACGGCCTGATCCGCGGCCATGACAATCGCAGCGTCAGCTATGGCGAGCTGATCGCAGACGAGACCATCCGGCTCGAGCTTGCCGACGACGTTCCGGTCAAGGCGGTGAACGCCTACGCGATCGTCGGCAAATCCCAGCCGCGCATCGACCTGCCGGCGAAGGCCACTGGCGAGCTGGTCTATGTCCACGATGTTCGCGTGCCCGGCATGCTGCACGGCCGTGTGGTCCGTCCGCCCTATGCCGGCGTCGATGCCGGCCCGTTTGTCGGCACCAGCCTGCTCGCCGTGGACGAAGCCTCGGTGCGCGATATTCCGGGTCTCGTCGCGGTGGTGCGGATCGGCGATTTCGTCGGCGTCGTGGCCGAACGCGAGGAGAACGCGATCAAGGCCGCGGCGCAGCTCAAGCTAAGCTGGAAGCCGGGGCCGGCGTTGACCGATCTCAGCGATATCGAGCGGGCGCTGCGCGCCAATCCGTCGACGCCGCGGCAACTGATCGACAAGGGCGATGTCGATGCGGCGATCGCGGCGGCGGCCAAGCCGATGCAGCGGACCTATGTTTGGCCGTACCAGATGCACGGCTCGGTCGGCCCGTCCTGCGCGGTCGCCGATTACAGCGACGGCGCGATCCGCATCTGGTCCGGCACGCAGAACCCGCACATTTTGCGCGGCGATCTGGCGCTATTGATCGAACGGCCGGAGACCGAGATCGACATCATCAGGATGGAGGCCGCCGGCTGCTACGGCCGCAACTGCGCCGACGACGTCTGCGCCGATGCGCTGCTGCTGTCGCGCGCGGTCGGCCGCCCCGTGCGCGTCCAGCTCACCCGCGAGCAGGAGCATGCCTGGGAGCCGAAGGGCACCGCGCAGCTGATGGACGTCAATGGCGGGCTCAACGCCGACGGCAGCGTCGCTGCTTACGACTTCTCCACGCGCTATCCCTCGAACGGCGCGCCGACCCTGGCGCTGCTGCTCACAGGGCGGATCTCACCTGAAGCGGCCGTAATCGAGATGGGCGACCGCACCGCGATCCCGCCCTATGACTACGACAACATGCGCGTGGTCGCCAACGACATGCCGCCGATCGTGCGCGCCTCCTGGTTTCGCGGCGTGTCGGCGCTGCCGAACACCTTTGCGCACGAATCCTACATCGACGAGCTCGCCACTGAGGCCGAGATCGACCCGATCGAATACCGGCTGCGCTATCTGAAAGACAAGCGTGCGATCGATCTCGTCAACGCGGTCGCCGAGCGCGCCGGCTGGAGTCCCCGTCCCGTGCGGCGGGAGCCGGAGGCCGAAGGCGACATCGTCCGCGGCCGCGGCTTTGCCTATGCGCTCTACGTCCACAGCAAGTTTCCCGGTTATGGCGCGGCGTGGTCGGCCTGGATCGCCGACGTCGCGGTGAACAAGGCGACCGGCGATGTCAGCGTGACGCGCGTCGTCGCCGGGCAGGATTCCGGATTGATGATCAATCCGGAGGGCGTGCGGCACCAGATCGAGGGCAACGTCATCCAGTCGACCAGCCGGGCGCTGATGGAGGAGGTCTCGTTCGAGCGCGGCGCGGTGACGGCGCGGGAATGGGGCGCCTATCCCATCATCCAATTCCCCGACCTGCCGGAGATCGACGTCCTGATGCTGCCGCGGCAGGACCAGCCGCCGCTCGGCGTCGGCGAATCCGCCTCGGTGCCGAGCGCGGCCGCGATCGCCAACGCCATCTATGATGCGACCGGCGTGCGCTTCCGCGAATTGCCGTTCACGCCGGAGCGAATCCTGAAGGGTTTGCGCGGCGAGCAGCCGGCGACGCCGCTTCCGTCCCCTGCGCCAACAGTGCCAAGTGATAGATGGCACAATCCGTTCGTAAAGCGCGGCGGCATGCTCGCGGGCCTGGCCGCGCTGTGCGCCGCCGCGATCGGTGTCGGCGCAGCGATCCTGCCCTGGCGCGCGATTGCGCCGATCGCACGGCCGGATGCATCGGTTTATTCGGCCGCCACCATCGCCCGCGGCAGGGCGCTCGCGGCGCTCGGCGCCTGCGCGGTCTGCCACACGTCCGAGCATGGCGTCGTCAATGCCGGCGGCCGGCCGCTCGAAACGCCGTTCGGCACGATCTACACCACCAACATCACGCCCGACATCGATACCGGGATCGGCGTGTGGTCCTATCCCGCCTTCGAGCGCGCGATGCGCGAGGGCATCCATCGCGATGGGCGCCATCTTTACCCGGCATTTCCTTACACGCATTTCGCCCGGACCAGCGAAGCCGACCTGCAGGCGCTCTACGCCTATCTGATGGCGCAGACGCCGGTACACGCAGAGACGCCGCCGAACACGCTGGCCTTCCCGTTCAACCTGCGGCCGCTGCTGGCGGGATGGAATGCGCTGTTCCATCAGCCTGGACCATTCCAGCCTGATGCCTCGAGGTCGGAGATCTGGAATCGCGGCGCCTATTTGGTGGAAGGGCTCGGCCATTGCAGCGCCTGCCATTCGCCACGCAACGCGCTCGGCGCCGAACGGCAGGGCGCCTATCTCGCCGGCGGCTTGGCCGAAGGCTGGGAGGCGCCGGCGCTGACCTCGCTGTCGAAGGCGCCGATCCCCTGGAGCGAGAACGAGCTTTACGCCTATTTGCGCACGGGCGAGTCCCGCTATCACGGCGTCGCCGCGGGGCCGATGGCGCCGGTCGTCAACGAGCTCGCCGCCCTGCCCGACCAGGACATCCGCGCGATGGCGGTCTATCTCGCCTCGTTCAACGAAGCCGACGATCGGGCGGCCCACGATGCTCTGGCCGGGAAGCTCGAAGCCGCGACCGCCGCGACCACGGCCGCATCGGCGGG